Sequence from the Dysidea avara chromosome 5, odDysAvar1.4, whole genome shotgun sequence genome:
TACCAGTAGTACATTGGATGTCAATGGCTCCACTAGCTGGTCTTCTTCCTTGAACGCAAACCATCGTGATCTTGTACAGTTCCTCAGGAACAACAGTATGATACCATTGACAGCATCACGACATGGGTTCATCAGGACAGGATAACTGAAGAGTAATGTGAAGAAGAGTGCTATCCTCGCAGCTACAATCAACCCATCATTAGATGGGTAACCCTTTATGACGTCAGAGTCTGTGCAGTTACGAAACTAGAAGAAATTCACTGATAACAAGCATGGATACCAGTAGCCAAATAAGGTCACACAATATGTAGACAAATATAACAACATATTCCAAAGATGGACATATACTATACCTGCAAGTAGCCAAATATGGATACAAGTAGGTAGACAATGAAAGCAAATGTCATGGATACCACAATGATGGCTTGCATCTTCCTGAATGAGACGTGTCGCAGTTCTCTCTCGATGGCAAACAAGTTGAAATGACACAAAAAGGTCAAGCTACAGTATGACACACACGTCAGACCAGACACCATATCGGTCGGCCAGTTTTTGATTAGTCCTCTATCAGTGGCTTCTCCATTACGTAAAGATGACACTGATCTTATCACAATCACCAAAGTCAACAAAACGATGGCTATAATACTGTAAGAAAAAGAAGTGAATTAAATATAGGACTACGCAGGAAGTAGTGACAGTTGGCTATTTTAGACTAACTTTAAAACTACAAAGAAACAGTGAGACCAGCTAATTTTTTGCTGCATAAAGAAATTTCTTTTTCAGAAAACTCTATGGAAATTATATCGATGAAGGTATTTTTCAACTTAAATTGGCAAAAGAAGCTTCACTGTGATTGGCTAATCACTGGGGTCATAAAATTATTTGCTATTACATTAAGATGAAAAACATTACAGTAGTATTGTGgtctgtaaaaaaatcaagaaTTACAAAACCTATACGAGCATACAAATTTTCTACCTGTACTATTTGTACACTGCTCACCTTAATGTATTAGTGTACTTCAGTGGAGTGAACTGTCTCAGTAATAGTAGAGGGAACAATGGTAGAAATGATATACACAGTAGGACAGCATAGTTGCCTAGCAACGCTATCCACTGAGCCACACAGTCACTATCATGTCCACAAGATTTGTTCACGATGAAGTCAAGAATACCTTCAAGCTGTGATAAAACATGTATCTTATGCACAGAGACAAAACAATGATTAATGCTTAACATATGCAAGTGTACTTTGAACTAGAAAACCTTAGCACTTGTGTAATTGCCTCTATCAGGTCACAAAGTGTTTCTCTATAACAGACTAAATATATACTTTCAGTTTTTCTAAAACATAAAATCTTCAAGAGCTGTGTTGACTTTTAAATAGCAAACAGTACACACttttagcaagagttaataatagaagagagagctcttctattattaactcttgcttttAGTGTAACCATGTTACCAAATACTATGTGAGTAACACATATAGGGCTTTGTGATTGTCTTTGATGCAGTAGGCTTCCATTTCACCTTTGGTGAGAGAAACCAGCTGGCAGAGTTGTGGTGTTATgcaccaaaattaattttaaaatatttttgtccAATTTCTATCCAGTGCATATATAGGCATTTTTGATGGCTACAACTTAGTTACCTCAAAACAACAATTTTGATATGCACAAGAATCTAAAATAACTACCAAGTTGCCCATGCAACACTATGTATGTATTGAGTATGTTTGTATCCATGTACCAGATTCCCTTGATAAAAGCCCAGGCTTTTATTTCCTTCCAAGCATTTTTGACCAGGCCAGTGAGACTGGGCTTTTATTTTGGATTGGTCTGACCGATGCCTGGAGTTTAATTGAACTCTGGTGGTGATATAATGGGATTACTGTAATGGTAAGCATAGAAAACAGTGATACAGCGTGTTGACAAGGCTTAGAAAAGTGTAATCAAGGCTTAGAAAATAGTTGTATCATACGTATCTGCATGCATCCTGACTCTCCTGGACTAACTCACAGTACCTTCATCCTCAGAAGGGTCTAAACAAAGTATGaagaagcagcagcaacaagggaACCAATTAAAACCAGACGCGGCCTCTATTCGATACCAGGCGTCTATTTTCCAAAGGCATGGGGAGCCTCCCCCACTTATAACTGGGATGGGTATTTAATCAAATACAGCTTTTATAAGAGGAAATACggtagttgtgtgtgtgctcATATGGCATGCTATATGATATCCACAAAAAGACTTTGCAAATGAATATTTGGCCAGTGAATTATTTACCCAAACAAATATATTATTAACTAAATATTCAAACAAACACATATATGCATCCATGGCTGTGTCAACCAATAGCAAGATCAGGACTCAGAAAGTGATGGAGGGATGTGACATTGGAAGATAAATAAAATGGTGTGGGGAAACAACAACAAGAAGGGTAAAATGTGCTGATAGGTCAAGATTATTCAGTACCACCATAATGAGCTTTCTACTTCAAAGAGAGTTGTGCATGATTGTTTCTCCAGTAGCAAACAGATCTAGCAGGTATGCACGTGTGATGTGCAATGCAAGTGCAcacatacgtgtgtgtgtgtgtgtgtgtgtgcgcgcacgTGCGTTGCATGTCTACTTGgccaggctgatgctctagaGTATCGGCCTAGTAATTTAACCCAATCAAAAGGCTCCAGGTTTGATTCTTGGTTATatatggtgttgttgtttccttgagcaagaaactttactcacattgctccattCTACCCAGCCAATAAATTGGGGACCTGGtaccaactggggaagcagccaaCCCAGCTATAATATCAATGGGTACCCAGTGTAAACTgaggaagcaaatgccaactgtccatatcTCATATAgcaggtgaaggtccaggtgggacttcgggtgcccacaaattcacctgtgagacatggtacaacctcctgcaagttactagtcctgcctcaggaggatttgcctgtgctgactcctaacacctgagtagcgcacgggtgtggttcactgggtaggtgtgaccatGCCAGTggcagccaaaggctttgcttgtgtgtgtgtgtgtgtgtgtgtgtgtgcacattccttatgatacaatacaggtCAGTGTGAGATCACATGACATAACAATACATGATGCCCTTGTCACAATGACATTTTAAAAGATAAAACCAGTGTGAGATTGATCCTTTACTATACATAACAAAGTGTCTATTATGGCAACTTGCATTATCAAGAGTACAATAACATTTTCATCATGTTGGCAAGCAACAGCACACTTTACTATACCATTCATCACGTTCAGTAATGAATACACATAAGGCCAAGTTTCTCAGACCTAGGTTTAGGGTTGGTAAGTTGATAAAAAAAATCACTAAAATATTCATTTCTGCTGGCTGTAGATCAATCTACATATCAAATGGTAGCTGAGCTACATTATGATGTCTGTGGAACTTGTCAGTAGCCAGCTATGTTTGGTGTTCCTCATGAGCTTTTAAGATAAAACTTGCTCTACTTGCAaggtgatcatgtgattaacataaacaaacaaacaaaaaagtcGGTAGggccgagaaacaaaagattcaGTTGAAGTGGTACACGATATTATTTTTGTGCACGTACCTAGGcacaaaaataatattttattggAATATCTAAAGCacaacacatgcatacatctatatacatgtacaacgCCACACTTCATGCAGAAAACCTGTATGACCATATTGtcacaagggggtgtcacgtaggtacgtGCTGTAGGGAGATCTGCGACCACAGTCAAACTTTTGACTGGCCGAATTTCAATTTCACCTGTGACCAAGAGCCCTTTACAATCTTTGACCAGTGACTTATAATTAGCgacaatatttcagtacttcTTGATTGTAggttggaaatttttacccTCGACTGTTGACTTGGCACGAATTTGGtgaccttgacctttgacttagaccacggtcgcagatctacctacagaaAGTGCCTGTACATTGTGTCACCACCTTGTTGTTAGCACACGAGCTTGTTTATGGGTCCTGTGCTAAAAAcagggtatatatatatatacggaCATACCTGATCTCTGGCAAATATCATATAGGCGATGAGACACAACACCAGAAACACAGTCACCACCATCAACATCACAAACTAGAGCAAACAACAGAAACGTGAAGAGCGGGAATAACGAGCCAGCACTTTGCTGAAGTGTGCACTCTATACAAGTCATACCTTTCCTATTATGCCAAACGAATACTCTCCCAGATCAGCATAGCTGTTAATGATCGATTTCCCGCTCATTGACTCCACGAGATGTTTGGACTCCAGTAACATGTAACCTATTACGATCGCTGTTACCATCACTAATACGAATATGACTAGAGAAAACAGCAGCCCGCCTTTCATGAAGGCGTACGGTAGTGAAAGAGTCCCTGCTCCCATACACGTGGTCAGTAGAGCGAATACTGAAGAAAAGAACGTTCCTTTTCGTTTCTTTACTGAGTCCCCGGCCACCATTGTAATGATTTGTTGAAGCGGTAGTGATTCCAGGCTCGTGCTTACACTCATCTCATTAACAAGACCTCTAAATAGATCAAAATAACTTCAATGTTCGCCACTTTACGTACATTAACACTTTTCTTACCCATCACGTGTCACTGCGTGCTGAAATTAAAACCACTACCGGGTATTAAAATAACTTGGAATTTAAAATATCATTTCAAATTTCGTGAATTAGTAAAATATGGTGCAGAATTTACAGGTTGACAGAGTGCAATATTTTATGACTAGTCCGTTCTCTCTTCCACAAATACAGTTTCTTGAGGAAACAATTTTGCCTCTTTGAAAGTCATTGATCCATTCAGAGTGGTGATCTACCGAAGAAATGGAAACAATATAATTAAAAATCAATTCAAGCCTTGAATCAATTTTGTAAactactctaattaaacagtgGACAGCTGTGTAATGGAATTTGTTCTGATATTTactgttgtaaacaacacaCGCATGTCAACTCACATCTCTCCTAGGAAAAGATGATAGTAGTTTGTATTCAGCACCACTGTAGCCTTTAGAGCCAGTGTACATGAACAACACCTGAAAAATAACCAGACAAGAATCAATGCAGCAAATCACTAAAAACTATGTCCCTTTATCTGTGTAACCATGCTTACTCGTAGTTTATCATCACCATGGAATCTTCTAACTAAGGAGCTGCCATCTGGACACCTCAGCCTGATGGTTGTAACATCTTCCACTCCTGCCTCTGGCTCTGCAGGCAGTTGCTCCTCACATTGTTTCTTCTTCTCCTATAACAAGTATATCACATGGGCTAACAACATATGGCTGCTGTGTGACAGCACTTCTACAAACTACATTACAGATCTAGTTGCACAATGCAACAACGCACACACCTCTTCCTGAATCATATGTTGTATCTTGGCTTGTGCCTCACGTTCCTTAGCTAGCTCAATCATTCTCTGCTCCTCCTCGGCACGTTGAGCCTGTTAAACACAAAGTCAAGTGACCCTTAACATCTTCTAACAGCACACACAATTGGTATACTAATCACCATAGTTAGCTTATATGTTCCAGGAAAGAACACACACCTTTTCCTTGTCCTGTGCTAAGGATTCCTGGTAGGCCATGTCTTGTTCCATAATCATTCTCCCTCTAGCAATACGTTGTTGCTCCTCTGCAGTATCATGTTCCACTGCTAACTGGTGCTCCTCCACTGCCAGGATCAGTGCTCCCATTAGTAGGTCCATCTCTGTGAAACCTGAAAGATAAGGAGGAGTACAGCTACAGAAAAATTAGGGGAATTTAGAAATACCaatgccacacccactacatAAGATGTGACATATGCGTATTTTAATTGGCAAAGctaatatttggcgatttgctaaaATTTACATTTAACGACATTTTAATTAGGCAAAATGCTCACTGTGTTATAACGCCAAATAGTTAAAATTAATACATCATCAAATAAAACACATTTGATAATTTTTGTTATAGATCGCACGTAAAGCTTGACTGGATACTTACCAATCATTGCATGCTGCTCTTTTGAGTACCAATTGTACTCTCTGGGGTGCTGAGACTTTTCTGCTGCCATGCTGACAGCATTATTAACCGACTTCTGAACAGCTTCGATGTCTCCTTGGGACAAAATTGATGGGCTGCAGCTTGGGCGCCTTGTTCTATTTTGACATATTTTAACATCGACATTTTGAGCACAAGCAGCACAAGTGATTTCAAAACGGGGGGTTCAGATGAAGAATCGACCAAGTTACAAACAATCAAAGTAAAATAAGGCCTGcagttacaaaaataatatCAGCGAATTTTAAATTTGGCAGTTGGTGAGCATTCGCCAATACAGCCAAATCTAATACGTCACCATATAAAATACGCAGACGGTACATAGTACACACGCCACATACAAGGACGcgcatatgcacacacacacacacacacacacacacacacacacacactcactcacacctTGTATCACATTGCGAACTTCCACTTGTCCCTTACTCTTGAACACAATTAACATGATGGGAAGGTTATTAGGATCCACAGCCATCACGCTCCTCGCAGCATCATTACCAAAACTCTCCCTCACCATATCCAACAACCTATACAACACAGTTACATACATGACACACAGCCATTTTACGTCAGTAGGATCTAAGGTATACCCATCACCTAGGAGTCGAAGGCAATTTCTTGGGAAGAACCTGTGACTCTAGTACACGTGGAAAGCCTAGAAATTTAGGATATACACAGCTTTgaagctcacatgatgcatgaTCTGAACATCTACCACATCCCACTGAGCCCCATGGTTTGCTAATTTTGCATTTTGATAATTGATACTTGTGTGAAATACCAAATAGAAATATGTAAGTGGTGTGCAACACATCCCAACTCTTCATTGATATACCCTCATTACAAAGAAAACACAAATGGCATTGCATGTAAATACTAAGAAACATATACACACACCTCCTGTCAGTGGACAAATAAATAATTGGCGTCCACATTTCAAAAGAGAATACAATTCAACAACTACACAACCTAGCATTAACTGTTAACACTTACTGGTCTCTCAGTTGTATTGTAGTGAGGTCCCAAGCCCAAGAAACAAAGTTCAGGGAAAGGTAATTAACGATGGACTCAGCACACAGTAGCTGACTACAGAACACATTACTGAGGATGCTGCGATCATGGTGCAGGTAGATGAGCAGTGGTTTACGTTGGGCAGCTGGAACAGCTGTTGACTCCTTGACAGCATCTGCCAGTGAGCCGATGAAGAAGATGGGATGAACAGAGCCATACCTGCAACGGTACAAATAGTAGGGGATGACCCACAACTAAAGACAaatcagtagtagtagtagtagtctaCATAAACTTTGCTGATGGCAAAACATCATTACAAGCACTACACAATATTTCTAGAAGTGGGTCTGGAATCATCACAGGAAACACACACAAATTAGTTCATACAGTTGTTATGATAATTGCCATATTTTACGTCACTGCTAAATCACCTATTGGAGAACTGGTGAGTGAATGAGTTGAGGGCCTCTATAGGATTGGTACAGTCAGGAGGGATCAGTGGTGCCAGGGCAGGTGGAGCTACTGGGGTCGGGTCAGTGCTCAGGGAGTCCATATCCATCTCAAAATCATCACCATCATCCTCGCTGGATTGTGCGCTAGCATATTCTTGACTGCTAGTTGAAGAGGTGGAGCCAGCTGGAGTACAGGCCCTGTTGTTATCCCTACCAGTTGTGTTGACTGTATTAGTAGTGAACTATAAGAGAAAGAAGTATTGGGTGTAACACAACACTGGCATAACACTATGCACTACATATAAGTATACAcgcatgcaagcacacacacagacacactacacatactgcATTAGAAGTGTTTTCAGCAGAATCAAGTTGTACAGACTCTAGTGTTAAAACATGTTCACCATAGTTTAGACCTGCGTCCTTTAGTAATGTCTACACCAATAAGGTGGATCATATGATCATTACATTATCATCACCAAAAGCTCACATGATCTGATAATCCAGGAGGGAGCCCCACCCACCTCTGGAAGTCAGCAGATAATCCACACTTGTGACTAGCCTGTCTCTTTAGTTCTTTAATAGTAGTTGTGGGTGATAATTGCAACTCTACTAGATGATTATTATACTTCACTTTGATATGACACATCCTACAAGTTGATTGAGATGTACAGCAGGTTATTGCAGAAAACAAAACTACCACATATTAACTGAAGTCCCTTTATTTTTGTACCAGTGCTGGTGTTCTGATGTCAGAGGTATTATACATTAATACAACGGTATCTGCATTCTGAACTTTCAGTTCACCAGGTatcaaaaaataaattttaaaaaatgattgctctattagagtatataataAATTTTGCAAATGCATTAAATACACATTTTTAACCCTTCAAAACCTGAATTAAATTTGaaatatacatacaaattttcgaggtacgtaattttcacagatcgacaaatttcaggattttcgcGGTTTTATTTTCGAGGATCACTCATTTTTCACTGAGATTACctattagaaagcatagagctaaAACCTGATAATTGTTAATTTTAGAGGATGAAGAAAGCCACGCAATTGCTACATCTGCAAAAATTATGTCTCGAAAATTTGTATACGATAATACGTAAGTGTGAACCATAGGCAGAGCATCAGGTGTATAACAGGATATTCTTATACACCAAATGAATTTCATGCGCTACAATaacatgtaaacagttttatACTACACTAAAGAGGCAGGCATCGTCTTTGCTGGAACTTGATGGCATTTTCAATGTTACAAGCATCCATTATAAGATTACATGATCTATTGTATACCACTGGATTCTGTAGCGCACGAGGATTCTAATGGCGCTTAGTTTAAGGCCAAAGCACCAGGTAGAGCGAAAATTTGCCTTGTTTAATGAAGCAGTGTACAGCCATGGCGGACATTTGATGAAGAAGGCTGTTTTCTAAGTGGTGTGATGAAAGGCGTTAACGCGTACCCGACTACATCAATGCTTGGTGCCATTTTATCATGGAGTTCATGGTGAGTATGTAGTGGCTGTAGGATCTTTCTATTGTTAATACTTGCGAAGTTATAGTAGTTTTGAATAGAGACATGCGTCAGACCCTAAATATAGGCTTACCGGGTTCGAAGGGTTAAGCGCAACGTCAGAGTTACAGACTTCAGTTAACTGAATACCAGGTGGTGCCCAGACAACTATTGAAGTTCAACTGTAGGACCTAATTGTATTAGTGTACCCCCCTGAATCtgataaggacaccttgataatcaggacacttataATGGTCTAGGGAAAGTGTCTTGATTGAAATACTTGCATGATTCCACTTAAAGGGATAGTGCAGCACTTGAAAAGCCATATAACTTCAATGATTTCACCGGCCAGTGAAATAATGCAAGTTCATGGAAATACATGAAACTCACATTGTATGTGTGGTTATTAATGGACGAGCATGGCAGCTAATGGTTACTAATGGATGACAGTAGCTGTATTAATAGGTACAATGGTACTACAGAAATGCTAAAGTGTTATTGACTCTCACCTCGTGACAAACGGTTCACTTATAATTTGTCCTCAATACTTCTCCTTTTATATCAGTTATGTTAGGTATATGTTTATGTTAGTACTCCACCATACAAACATACTGAAATCAACCTCCACCGCACTTCCGTTTACATATGCAACATTCATTATGTTAAGTTATTGGGCTTTGTTAGTGCTACACTGCCCCTATAATATTCCGTTTTGTTAACAGAGCTTGTTATGGGTGTTACTAATAGCCATAAGCCTGTTGAATACTTTTAACTAATAAGAAGGGACAGATTATACAATATTCATTGGATGGCAGGAAGTGTGATGTAgattattggctgtgaatttgCTGTACATGTTAGACAGGTGGTCACTTAATAAAAGTCTTCAGAAAAATCCCAGAACACGGACACCATTACATCAAGTACAGCCATGATATTTTACAGAACACTAGGGAATTTTGGACATATAAAACATGGGAGCATCTCGAAAATCACCAGTGTGAATTAGCTAATGAATGAATATATTGTTAAGCACTATAAATCCATACTGTCTGTGGAGTACCATGGCTAAAGCTGTTTAACTATAGAGCAAATATCACATTTGGCCTAAAACTAAAGCACACTTACTATGCTTTTGATGGTCTTCGTTTACAAAAATATCCATCCTTCAACCAGTACAGAGGTCATGTTAAACAGCATCCCATAAATGTACATGTTCTCACATTCTTCTGAAGTAAACCTCTGCACAGACCACGATGCATACATCTGAATGAGATTATATTTGGGACCTCATGATAGTGGCCattatacttaattcaggtgacTGCCAACAGAGGTTCCACTACTACAATGAGGAACACAAAGTTCTGGAATAACAGAACAAGGAGTCATTCAGCATTATAAGCAGACCCTTGCCAAAAATTTCTCAAAGATGAGATGGAGAAGTAGTGAAACGTGAGGATCTGTGTCAATGGTGATATCCCATTGTATCCATTTTATACATGAGCTAAtaattattgattgtgggttttagtttcaTGTTGTCTTGTCCGTTCACACAAAAGTTTCAAATGTTAGTATTACTACCTGATAGGAGAGTTATGTACCATATAAAATTTTAGCTagtacacatgtgcacacaagtGTGCTTGTGACTAGGATTGACCACACTACAAATGGAACACACATACACTTACCTGTTATTTACAGAACTGTTCTGGTTGCTGGATAGTCTGATATCATTACCATGTGTAGTAGTCACATACAGGAACTTCCCGTCAGGATCACTAGCCAGTGACAACTGGTCAATTCTCAGCTATAAGGGGAATGaggcagtaaacaaacaagtagaaggaaaaaatttgttggattagggatcaaagaaaaaaaagcagtgaaacaagggaatagctaaaatgtggtaaaacaaggaaggttgcatacacctgcagatataactAGTAGACATTATATCCCTAAACTTCAGACTATACCCAAGGGATaatatgtccactagtataatctgcaggtataggcaaccttccacgtttcaccactttttagctattcacaactttttttgaTCCCTAGCTAAAATTTCTATTTTCTATATATTTGTTTGGTTTATTTAATAACATGATTATGACAAATgaactgcattaaaagaaagaaaggCACCAGGAATGCCATAATGGCAATTTTGTGTCAGAACGTGTGCCCAACAATCAATCATGTAGCGGAAAGGGAGGTGCGCATGGCCCTTTTTTTTTCAgttatgctctacagcattgcaaacaaagaacagtacaagaaacacctctgcaatcaatccagtcactacagaaaatagataagcataatagccaagCCTAGGGAAGCTATATTGTGCTATCGCAAATTGACATCTcgcattgtcagcgaaaagaattagaacacaaaggagaacaaaacaatgatgcatgtattgtacatacttcGGTTggcaaaaggcacatcttgggacgaagcaatgttgaacagtgaagaaatcaagctcatagccttatccattgtcaagtggttggaggcatcagttagttagtcaggcAGCATATAATTCTGTCAAATCTTTAGAAAcgggtttggggttggtctgaagacatatTTAGGTTtgtcaagctgtcatgaagggaaattgaagttggttttacggtgatatttttggctggaaaagtccagttcttcatgatccctaatatgcagtactactgtactcttAGCACAATTTGAGAGCTAATACTATTAAAACACAAAATACATTGCTTCTGGGCTTTCCCCCCCTCACAATTAAAGGGACTTTAACC
This genomic interval carries:
- the LOC136255418 gene encoding probable sodium-coupled neutral amino acid transporter 6; the encoded protein is MSVSTSLESLPLQQIITMVAGDSVKKRKGTFFSSVFALLTTCMGAGTLSLPYAFMKGGLLFSLVIFVLVMVTAIVIGYMLLESKHLVESMSGKSIINSYADLGEYSFGIIGKFVMLMVVTVFLVLCLIAYMIFARDQLEGILDFIVNKSCGHDSDCVAQWIALLGNYAVLLCISFLPLFPLLLLRQFTPLKYTNTLSIIAIVLLTLVIVIRSVSSLRNGEATDRGLIKNWPTDMVSGLTCVSYCSLTFLCHFNLFAIERELRHVSFRKMQAIIVVSMTFAFIVYLLVSIFGYLQFRNCTDSDVIKGYPSNDGLIVAARIALFFTLLFSYPVLMNPCRDAVNGIILLFLRNCTRSRWFAFKEEDQLVEPLTSNVLLMSKTMWFMETWILFAVTFVSASNITDVSKVWDFVGSIGGCLILYVLPPIAFLKIRYQHYRHLHGHSRRWWRTPKDMAAFCLTLIGLILLAVENYQAVIDVKVKS
- the LOC136255417 gene encoding FAS-associated factor 1-like; translation: MASIGNDRDNQLATFQAATGLEDIETSISVLEQHGWNLVEAINSIMPQAYAVEESSQGSEGATREPVFGGSRSHSTSPINPPAVTDEIIITFLWEDGSLPLSIPVTQRIGQIRQDLKRFLSWLGPDEVLIRMEKETPALQDELRIDQLSLASDPDGKFLYVTTTHGNDIRLSSNQNSSVNNRMCHIKVKYNNHLVELQLSPTTTIKELKRQASHKCGLSADFQRWVGLPPGLSDHTLLKDAGLNYGEHVLTLESVQLDSAENTSNAFTTNTVNTTGRDNNRACTPAGSTSSTSSQEYASAQSSEDDGDDFEMDMDSLSTDPTPVAPPALAPLIPPDCTNPIEALNSFTHQFSNRYGSVHPIFFIGSLADAVKESTAVPAAQRKPLLIYLHHDRSILSNVFCSQLLCAESIVNYLSLNFVSWAWDLTTIQLRDQLLDMVRESFGNDAARSVMAVDPNNLPIMLIVFKSKGQVEVRNVIQGFTEMDLLMGALILAVEEHQLAVEHDTAEEQQRIARGRMIMEQDMAYQESLAQDKEKAQRAEEEQRMIELAKEREAQAKIQHMIQEEEKKKQCEEQLPAEPEAGVEDVTTIRLRCPDGSSLVRRFHGDDKLRVLFMYTGSKGYSGAEYKLLSSFPRRDITTLNGSMTFKEAKLFPQETVFVEERTD